The following are encoded in a window of Paenibacillus polymyxa genomic DNA:
- a CDS encoding LacI family DNA-binding transcriptional regulator: MKKPTIEDVAQKAGVSKSTVSQFLNKRYKYMSDQTRDRIAEVIQELNYQPNGLARSLKQNRTFMVGVIVANIDYTLSIQSIRAIEEELQRFGIQVIICNADENPDKEGQYIEMLKARQVDGLIIFPTGKHADIYNQLIREKYPLVFLDRLVDGVNTRSLLLDNEMAIKLAIQELVAHKHERIALITLPLGLNRITPRVERLSGYKKALEEHGLPSREEYMHSVPREEIQQTLKELFQLPEPPTALLAGNDIVLAEVLKYVNARRIRIPAELSIIGIDDAEFAHIYNPPITTITQPIADMGKQAAKTLLSSIEEGGESVPIIYRFVPDINRGESVKTL; the protein is encoded by the coding sequence ATGAAGAAGCCGACGATTGAAGATGTTGCCCAGAAGGCAGGAGTGTCTAAAAGCACTGTCTCGCAATTTCTGAACAAACGATATAAATATATGAGCGACCAGACCAGAGACCGGATTGCCGAGGTTATTCAAGAGCTGAACTATCAGCCTAACGGGCTGGCCCGCAGCTTGAAGCAAAACCGGACGTTTATGGTGGGAGTTATTGTAGCCAACATTGATTATACGCTGTCGATCCAATCTATCCGTGCGATTGAGGAGGAATTGCAGCGCTTCGGCATTCAGGTGATCATTTGCAACGCCGATGAAAATCCAGACAAGGAGGGCCAGTATATTGAGATGCTCAAGGCTCGGCAGGTGGACGGCCTGATCATCTTTCCGACAGGCAAGCATGCAGATATTTACAACCAACTCATTCGTGAAAAGTATCCGTTAGTGTTTTTGGACCGTTTGGTAGATGGGGTAAATACGCGCAGCCTGCTACTGGATAACGAAATGGCGATTAAGCTGGCGATTCAGGAACTTGTGGCTCACAAGCATGAGCGAATTGCGCTGATTACTTTGCCCCTTGGCTTGAATCGGATTACTCCACGAGTGGAACGGCTCAGCGGATACAAAAAGGCGCTGGAGGAGCATGGCTTGCCATCTCGTGAAGAATATATGCACAGTGTGCCGAGAGAAGAAATCCAGCAGACGCTGAAGGAGCTGTTCCAACTGCCGGAGCCGCCGACTGCGCTGTTGGCCGGGAATGATATCGTGTTGGCTGAGGTGTTGAAGTATGTGAATGCCCGCCGTATACGTATTCCGGCAGAGCTGTCCATTATCGGGATTGACGATGCGGAGTTTGCCCATATTTACAATCCGCCGATTACGACCATTACACAACCCATTGCGGATATGGGGAAGCAAGCGGCAAAGACACTGCTGTCCAGCATTGAGGAAGGCGGCGAATCAGTCCCGATTATTTACCGATTTGTGCCGGATATCAATCGGGGAGAATCCGTCAAAACGCTGTAG
- a CDS encoding MATE family efflux transporter, with protein sequence MTTRALKKGSVLSEAKELNLFRLTWPIFLELFLFMLMGSVDTFMISSVSDNAVSGVGASNQIISIAILVLEVIGNGAAIVVAQYIGSKKLVEAAQVTGTAITLNLMVGLLLSVIFLVFGTHMLQWLNVQGEILAYAESYMSIVGGAIFLQALINALAATIRTHGFTKETMYVSVFMNVIHVVGNYVLIFGHWGMPALGVEGAAISTVGSRFICLLIFFWLMYRVTEVRVEWKYYVQLSKKFISKILRIGVPSALESIMYQSCQLIFTLYVTYLGAEAMATRQYANNISSYIYLFSMAVGMGTAIVVGRLVGARQKDTAYKRVLTSVKWALLVTVIIDAVVIFFRVPLLGLFTENPEIIRLGAQVILLSILLETGRTTNIVIINSLRAAGDAKFPVFMGLISMVCMSLPLGYLLVFKLDMGLAGVWLAIAADEWTRAVIMYARWKSRLWEKHALVEHDTPDQSATPVPAH encoded by the coding sequence ATGACAACCAGAGCACTAAAAAAAGGTTCGGTATTGTCCGAAGCTAAGGAACTGAATTTGTTCCGTTTAACATGGCCTATTTTCCTTGAATTGTTTCTGTTTATGCTAATGGGGAGCGTCGACACATTCATGATCAGTTCTGTATCTGATAATGCGGTGTCGGGTGTGGGCGCGTCCAATCAAATTATTTCAATTGCTATCCTTGTACTGGAGGTTATCGGCAACGGCGCTGCTATCGTCGTAGCTCAATATATCGGTTCTAAGAAACTAGTCGAAGCGGCCCAGGTTACAGGTACGGCCATTACGTTGAATTTGATGGTAGGTCTTTTGCTTAGCGTAATTTTCCTCGTATTTGGTACGCACATGTTGCAATGGCTGAATGTCCAGGGTGAGATTCTGGCTTACGCGGAGTCTTATATGAGCATCGTCGGAGGTGCCATTTTTCTTCAAGCATTGATTAATGCGCTGGCGGCGACTATTCGTACACATGGTTTTACCAAAGAAACAATGTATGTCTCGGTTTTTATGAACGTGATCCACGTGGTCGGCAACTATGTTTTGATTTTTGGGCATTGGGGAATGCCTGCACTTGGAGTAGAAGGTGCTGCTATTTCTACAGTAGGTAGCCGCTTTATTTGTCTCCTGATCTTCTTCTGGCTGATGTACCGGGTCACAGAGGTTCGTGTTGAGTGGAAATATTACGTCCAATTGTCCAAAAAGTTCATTTCTAAAATATTGCGCATTGGTGTACCATCCGCGCTGGAGTCCATTATGTATCAGTCGTGTCAGCTCATCTTCACACTGTACGTGACTTATCTGGGCGCAGAAGCAATGGCGACACGTCAATATGCGAATAATATTTCGAGCTATATTTACTTGTTCAGTATGGCAGTCGGTATGGGTACGGCTATTGTGGTAGGAAGGCTCGTGGGAGCCAGACAGAAGGATACTGCCTATAAACGTGTATTGACCAGTGTGAAATGGGCGCTACTCGTGACCGTGATTATTGATGCGGTGGTCATCTTTTTCCGTGTTCCCTTGCTTGGTTTGTTCACGGAAAACCCTGAAATTATCCGTTTGGGAGCACAGGTCATTTTACTTAGCATTCTGCTAGAAACTGGCCGGACCACGAATATCGTCATTATTAACTCGTTGCGTGCTGCTGGAGATGCGAAGTTCCCGGTCTTTATGGGTCTGATCTCCATGGTCTGCATGAGCTTGCCGCTTGGTTATCTGCTTGTGTTCAAGCTGGACATGGGGCTCGCCGGCGTGTGGCTGGCGATTGCTGCTGATGAATGGACTCGTGCTGTCATCATGTATGCTCGCTGGAAAAGCCGATTATGGGAAAAGCATGCGCTGGTCGAGCACGATACACCAGATCAGTCTGCAACGCCCGTTCCGGCACATTGA